A genomic region of Devosia ginsengisoli contains the following coding sequences:
- a CDS encoding CaiB/BaiF CoA transferase family protein, whose protein sequence is MQGPLTGIKVVDLTQIYNGPYATFLMAMAGAEVIKIEPPGGEHTRRRQRDGGGAHIPHAMLNSGKHFVVLDLKQEEGKAALTRLIEQSDVLVENYRPGVMARLGFSREHVKKLNPRLIYASSSGFGTTGPYRDYPAMDLAVQAMSGVLSVTGYPDNPPVKAGPAIADFNAGVHLYGAIATALLDRERTGTVRAVEVAMFEAIYPALASNLGLMGGINKDRSPRTGNRHGGLSISPYNVYECKDGHCAILANNEHQWHALARYFGQEWAITDSRYASMYERVKRIEEVDELVGGWAREQTKDQLFAGLIAVGVPCSPVRELSEVMRDEHLHARNALVEIEHPIYGAMTVPTSPLVFEGVPRDIRWPSRKLGEDQALIDQPERALGRSES, encoded by the coding sequence ATGCAGGGACCCCTTACCGGTATCAAGGTCGTCGACCTTACGCAGATATACAACGGTCCATACGCCACGTTTCTCATGGCGATGGCCGGAGCCGAAGTCATCAAGATCGAGCCGCCCGGCGGGGAGCATACCCGACGTAGGCAGCGCGATGGCGGCGGCGCGCATATCCCGCATGCCATGCTCAATTCGGGCAAGCACTTCGTGGTGCTTGACCTCAAGCAGGAAGAAGGTAAGGCGGCGCTGACGCGGCTCATCGAACAGAGCGACGTGCTGGTTGAAAACTACCGGCCCGGCGTGATGGCCCGCCTCGGCTTTTCCCGGGAGCATGTCAAGAAGCTCAACCCGCGGCTCATTTATGCCAGCAGTTCGGGCTTTGGAACGACCGGTCCGTACCGTGACTATCCGGCCATGGACCTTGCCGTGCAGGCCATGAGCGGCGTGCTCAGCGTAACCGGCTATCCGGACAATCCCCCGGTAAAGGCAGGCCCCGCCATCGCCGACTTCAATGCCGGCGTGCATCTTTATGGCGCCATTGCCACGGCGCTGCTCGACCGCGAGCGGACGGGTACGGTGCGTGCCGTGGAGGTCGCCATGTTCGAGGCGATCTACCCGGCGCTGGCGTCCAATCTGGGCCTGATGGGGGGCATCAACAAGGACCGCTCCCCCAGGACGGGAAACCGGCATGGTGGCCTCTCGATCAGCCCCTATAACGTCTATGAGTGCAAGGACGGCCATTGCGCCATCCTGGCCAATAACGAGCATCAGTGGCATGCGCTGGCGCGCTATTTCGGCCAGGAATGGGCCATTACCGACTCGCGCTATGCGAGCATGTACGAGCGGGTCAAGCGCATCGAAGAGGTCGATGAACTGGTTGGCGGCTGGGCGCGCGAGCAGACCAAGGACCAGCTTTTCGCCGGCCTCATCGCCGTAGGCGTGCCGTGTTCGCCGGTTCGCGAACTGAGCGAGGTCATGCGCGACGAACACCTGCATGCCCGCAATGCGCTCGTTGAGATCGAGCACCCGATCTATGGCGCCATGACTGTACCAACCAGTCCGCTGGTGTTTGAGGGCGTACCCCGGGACATACGCTGGCCGAGCCGCAAATTGGGCGAGGACCAGGCCCTGATAGACCAACCCGAACGCGCGCTGGGGCGCTCCGAGTCATGA
- a CDS encoding AAA family ATPase encodes MTAPLYIITGAMAAGKSTIAKALVQRFDKSAHVGGDAFLRMIAKGGAVMGPVLDSEAIVQLHLRQDIAMDAVRRFVAAGFTTVYQDILIGADFVRVTKALADLAPRIVVLNPSVETLAQRDADRHKTGYGEHFPPNVLADALRSETPREGLWLDSSAMSVDGVVERILEAW; translated from the coding sequence ATGACTGCACCGCTCTATATCATCACGGGAGCCATGGCCGCCGGCAAGTCCACCATTGCCAAGGCGCTGGTGCAGCGCTTTGACAAGTCAGCGCATGTTGGCGGCGACGCCTTCCTGCGCATGATTGCCAAGGGCGGCGCTGTCATGGGCCCGGTGCTCGACAGCGAGGCCATCGTGCAACTTCACCTGCGGCAGGATATCGCCATGGATGCGGTGCGGCGCTTTGTGGCTGCGGGATTTACCACCGTCTACCAGGACATCCTGATCGGCGCGGATTTCGTCCGCGTCACCAAGGCGCTTGCCGATCTCGCGCCGCGCATCGTGGTGCTCAATCCCAGCGTCGAAACGCTGGCCCAACGTGATGCCGACCGGCATAAGACGGGCTATGGCGAGCATTTCCCGCCCAATGTGCTTGCCGATGCGCTGCGATCCGAAACGCCGCGCGAAGGATTGTGGCTGGATAGTTCAGCGATGAGCGTCGATGGCGTGGTCGAGCGTATTCTCGAGGCCTGGTAG
- a CDS encoding thiamine pyrophosphate-binding protein has product MSGGVQQVIAETTDGAGEQLIYEALADAFAAEGVDHHFLLMGHGQMLWAIAMDKLPGMRSIDARHEHCAVAEAIGYHFATGKVGVASVTCGPGFTQTMTALTSAAQAQVPLVILAADSPLNQRWYNQSVDQAALARATGSHFIAAHSPALMRDHVQEAFYTARFERRPVVLSIPYDLLKLRISTQRPYIPSTALLPQVGPMPPNPTDIERLAGRLRTAQRPIFLAGRGAVRSGAGPAIEALANAAGALLATSLPARGLFDHSPFSVGVAGGFASQLAVQCFAEADMVVAIGASLTHYTVDGGALFPNAFTAQIDENPLGMRHGRRAADIYVRGDAALAAEAFMLELEGGTTARFRSDELARRIAETPPDTTPYEVEPGLLDPREVVKEIDGVIPKDWDIVSGTGHSSYFYTHLRNRRPEQFHVLREFGAIGSSLAMAIGVAAARNNGKVLLLDGDGGLMMHIQELESIQRQGIRLIICALNDGGFGAEIHKLRKLGVDEKMATFGRPDFAAIGKGFGLDVATIAQPGEIERAFAQYDPEGRSAIWDVHISTRVSSPRGRKQPN; this is encoded by the coding sequence ATGTCTGGCGGGGTGCAGCAGGTGATTGCGGAGACGACTGATGGGGCAGGGGAGCAGCTGATCTACGAGGCCCTCGCGGATGCCTTCGCGGCGGAGGGCGTCGATCATCACTTCCTGCTGATGGGCCACGGTCAGATGCTGTGGGCCATTGCCATGGACAAGCTGCCGGGCATGCGAAGCATCGATGCCCGGCACGAACACTGCGCCGTGGCCGAAGCCATCGGCTACCATTTTGCCACCGGTAAGGTGGGCGTCGCTTCCGTTACATGCGGCCCGGGCTTTACCCAGACGATGACGGCGCTGACCTCGGCGGCTCAGGCTCAGGTCCCCCTGGTAATTCTGGCGGCCGACAGCCCGCTGAACCAGCGCTGGTATAACCAGTCTGTCGATCAGGCAGCGCTGGCCAGGGCCACCGGCTCTCATTTCATTGCCGCCCATAGCCCCGCGCTGATGCGCGACCACGTGCAGGAAGCCTTCTATACAGCGCGCTTCGAGCGGCGGCCGGTCGTGCTCAGTATTCCCTATGATCTGCTCAAGCTCCGTATTTCCACGCAGAGGCCTTATATTCCCTCGACTGCGCTCCTGCCGCAGGTTGGCCCGATGCCGCCGAATCCCACCGATATCGAGCGGCTGGCGGGGCGGCTGAGGACAGCGCAGCGGCCGATTTTTCTTGCGGGCAGGGGGGCTGTCCGGTCCGGGGCAGGGCCTGCCATCGAGGCATTGGCCAATGCTGCCGGCGCCTTGCTGGCTACGAGCCTGCCGGCGCGAGGACTGTTCGATCACTCACCTTTTTCGGTCGGCGTGGCGGGAGGCTTTGCCAGCCAGCTCGCCGTCCAATGCTTCGCCGAGGCCGATATGGTGGTCGCGATCGGCGCCAGCCTGACCCATTATACAGTCGATGGCGGTGCGCTTTTCCCCAATGCCTTCACAGCTCAGATCGATGAAAACCCGCTCGGCATGCGCCATGGTCGCCGGGCCGCCGACATCTATGTGCGAGGCGATGCCGCGCTGGCAGCCGAGGCCTTCATGCTGGAGCTGGAAGGAGGCACGACGGCGCGCTTCCGAAGCGACGAACTGGCCCGGCGCATCGCCGAAACACCGCCCGACACGACGCCTTACGAGGTCGAGCCGGGCTTGCTGGATCCGCGCGAAGTGGTCAAGGAAATCGACGGTGTCATACCCAAGGATTGGGACATTGTCAGCGGCACCGGTCATTCCTCATATTTCTACACCCATCTTCGCAACAGGCGGCCCGAGCAGTTCCATGTCCTGCGTGAATTCGGCGCCATAGGCAGCAGCCTGGCGATGGCGATCGGGGTGGCGGCAGCCCGCAATAACGGCAAGGTGCTGCTGCTCGATGGCGATGGCGGTCTGATGATGCATATCCAGGAACTCGAATCCATCCAGCGCCAAGGCATCAGGCTGATCATATGTGCGCTCAATGACGGGGGCTTCGGCGCCGAAATCCACAAGCTGCGCAAGCTCGGGGTGGACGAAAAGATGGCCACATTCGGCCGGCCGGACTTTGCCGCCATTGGCAAGGGCTTCGGGCTGGATGTCGCGACTATCGCCCAGCCGGGCGAGATCGAGCGGGCCTTTGCGCAATATGACCCGGAAGGGCGGTCCGCAATCTGGGATGTGCATATATCGACGCGCGTTTCGTCGCCGCGCGGGCGCAAGCAGCCGAACTGA
- a CDS encoding tripartite tricarboxylate transporter permease gives MDLSALQYALPALLTLVTGPHLLYLIFGVALGMVFGVLPAIGGLAGIALVLPFLFGMDPGPALAMMIGLAAVPATSDTFSSVLIGVPGGAGSAATVIDGFPMSKRGQAARALTAAFFSSLIGGLFGAFVLSFAFVVATPILMAIGFSEQLMLIILALTLVGMLTGRNLAKGLASCCLGLLIGTIGAATATGEQRFAFGTIYLMDGIPLVVVALGAFALPEIMDVLRKRQFIAGDAPLGHGWLQGFRDVIDNIWLVLRCSGVGAVMGMLPGMGGGVVGWVAYAHAVQTAKDKSQFGKGDVRGVIGPESANNAKDGGDLIPTLFLGVPSNGTMALFLVGLTVIGLQPGRAMVTQHQDIVYLIIWSLAIANILGTAISILLARPIAKVTAIPFVLVAPFILVAIFFSAYQSKSDWGDIISLLVVGVVGLFMKRFGWSRAGLLIGLVMSRNLEAALYRTAQVYGLELFLRPLALVILGIAALMLFVTIRAKTRVSSEGDASPELSMPTVNMQFGFLLVLIAFVVAIALDVSDNTFLAKVFPLSVAGLALIFLTIAGIGMVRRSRAPGLIFDADLSDDPETDGSKPLLPFMALMAALPLSIALLGFWLGSVVYLFVFLWLVARKSILYSAINTALLGLFFYVMVDLINARFAPGLLQQLVDLPYPLG, from the coding sequence ATGGATCTTTCGGCACTGCAATACGCTCTCCCGGCGCTGTTGACGCTGGTGACAGGGCCACATCTGCTCTACCTGATTTTCGGCGTCGCTCTGGGCATGGTCTTCGGCGTGTTGCCGGCCATCGGCGGGCTGGCCGGGATCGCCCTGGTCCTGCCATTCCTCTTCGGCATGGATCCCGGACCCGCTTTGGCGATGATGATCGGCCTGGCGGCCGTCCCCGCCACATCGGACACGTTCAGCTCGGTGCTGATCGGGGTGCCCGGCGGCGCAGGATCGGCAGCAACCGTTATCGACGGCTTTCCGATGTCGAAGCGCGGGCAGGCTGCACGCGCGCTGACCGCGGCTTTTTTCAGCTCGTTGATCGGCGGCCTGTTCGGAGCGTTCGTCCTCAGCTTTGCCTTCGTGGTCGCCACGCCCATCCTGATGGCGATCGGCTTTTCCGAGCAGTTGATGCTCATCATTCTGGCGCTGACGCTGGTGGGCATGCTGACCGGGCGCAATCTCGCCAAGGGTCTGGCCTCGTGCTGCCTCGGCCTGCTGATCGGTACGATCGGCGCCGCGACGGCTACCGGCGAGCAGCGGTTCGCCTTCGGCACAATCTACCTGATGGATGGTATCCCGCTGGTTGTCGTGGCGCTGGGCGCGTTTGCGCTGCCCGAAATCATGGATGTGCTGCGCAAGCGTCAGTTCATTGCCGGCGATGCGCCACTGGGACATGGCTGGCTGCAGGGCTTCCGCGACGTCATCGACAACATCTGGCTTGTCTTGCGCTGTTCTGGTGTCGGGGCGGTCATGGGCATGCTGCCCGGCATGGGTGGTGGTGTGGTTGGATGGGTGGCCTATGCCCATGCGGTGCAGACCGCCAAGGACAAGAGCCAGTTTGGCAAGGGGGACGTCCGGGGGGTGATCGGGCCGGAATCCGCCAACAATGCCAAGGATGGCGGCGACCTCATCCCAACCCTGTTCCTGGGGGTGCCGAGCAACGGCACCATGGCGCTGTTCCTTGTCGGCCTGACGGTGATTGGTCTCCAGCCCGGACGGGCCATGGTGACCCAGCACCAGGATATCGTCTACCTGATCATCTGGTCACTCGCGATCGCCAACATTCTGGGTACGGCAATCAGCATCCTGCTGGCGCGCCCCATCGCCAAGGTGACGGCGATCCCGTTCGTGCTGGTGGCGCCGTTCATTCTCGTGGCCATCTTCTTCTCGGCCTATCAATCCAAATCGGACTGGGGCGACATCATTTCCCTGCTCGTGGTCGGGGTGGTTGGCCTGTTCATGAAGCGCTTCGGCTGGTCCCGTGCGGGCCTGCTGATCGGCCTCGTCATGTCGCGCAACCTCGAGGCCGCGCTTTATCGTACGGCACAGGTCTATGGGCTCGAGCTCTTCCTGCGGCCACTGGCGCTGGTCATCCTGGGGATTGCCGCGCTGATGCTGTTCGTGACGATACGGGCCAAGACACGCGTCTCGAGTGAAGGCGATGCATCGCCCGAGCTCTCCATGCCGACGGTCAATATGCAGTTTGGTTTCCTGCTGGTGCTGATTGCATTTGTGGTCGCCATTGCGCTGGATGTGAGTGACAACACGTTCCTGGCCAAGGTTTTCCCGCTCAGCGTGGCCGGCCTAGCGCTGATCTTCCTGACTATTGCCGGCATCGGCATGGTCAGGCGAAGCAGGGCGCCTGGCCTGATCTTCGACGCCGATCTGAGCGATGATCCCGAGACGGATGGGTCCAAGCCCTTGTTGCCCTTTATGGCGCTGATGGCGGCCCTGCCTCTATCGATCGCGCTTCTGGGCTTCTGGCTGGGCTCGGTGGTCTATCTGTTCGTGTTCCTGTGGCTGGTGGCGCGCAAGTCCATCCTCTACAGCGCCATCAATACCGCGCTGCTGGGGCTGTTCTTCTACGTGATGGTCGACCTGATCAATGCCAGGTTTGCGCCGGGCCTGCTCCAGCAACTGGTCGATCTGCCTTATCCACTGGGATAG
- a CDS encoding Bug family tripartite tricarboxylate transporter substrate binding protein: MKHSYITAAAVGIAALMSTVAYAQEVDFSGKTIELIVPYGEGGGSSVHARLLAPLLEEELPGHPTIIIRNIEGGGSVRGINEFAARAKPDGLTIAALATGTYYSYILGEETVQYPLADFIPFLTSPYGVVSYGLTSFGLTGDPEHDVKYLQENKAVYVGDGPADADMPVLYCFDLLGIKLNGVFGVSRGESRQAFMRGESQVNYDNMASWENELKPMVDDGTMVTLFTMGFQNENGEVVRDPVLPDTATCPELYEIVHGEPMSGVEKEVYENMFAIRMVTAKTLVLPAGTPDDIVQTYQAAIERVVARPELQSPAAQLELGGYPQGTGQVAIDGHRTASVMSPEAKAELDRWLKDVWNID, translated from the coding sequence ATGAAACACTCTTATATCACTGCCGCAGCAGTCGGTATCGCTGCCCTTATGTCCACCGTTGCCTATGCCCAGGAGGTCGACTTTTCGGGCAAGACCATCGAACTGATCGTTCCCTACGGGGAAGGCGGCGGTTCGAGCGTCCATGCCCGCCTGTTGGCTCCGCTTCTGGAGGAAGAGCTGCCGGGCCATCCCACCATCATCATCCGCAATATCGAGGGTGGTGGATCGGTGCGCGGGATCAATGAGTTTGCGGCGCGCGCCAAGCCGGATGGCCTGACCATCGCCGCGCTGGCGACGGGCACCTACTACAGCTACATCCTGGGCGAAGAGACCGTCCAGTATCCGCTGGCCGATTTCATTCCGTTCCTGACCTCGCCCTATGGCGTGGTTTCCTACGGCCTCACCAGCTTCGGGCTCACCGGCGATCCGGAGCACGACGTGAAGTATCTGCAGGAAAACAAGGCGGTCTATGTCGGCGACGGACCGGCCGATGCCGATATGCCAGTGCTCTATTGCTTCGATCTGCTCGGGATCAAGCTGAACGGCGTCTTCGGCGTATCTCGCGGCGAGTCCCGCCAGGCCTTCATGCGCGGCGAGTCCCAGGTCAACTACGACAACATGGCCTCGTGGGAAAACGAACTGAAGCCGATGGTCGATGACGGAACCATGGTGACGCTGTTCACGATGGGCTTCCAGAACGAGAATGGCGAAGTCGTCCGCGATCCCGTGCTGCCCGATACCGCCACATGCCCTGAGCTCTATGAGATCGTGCATGGCGAGCCGATGTCCGGCGTGGAAAAGGAAGTCTACGAGAACATGTTCGCCATCCGCATGGTGACGGCCAAGACGCTGGTTCTGCCGGCCGGTACGCCGGATGACATCGTCCAGACCTACCAGGCGGCCATCGAACGGGTCGTTGCCCGACCCGAACTGCAGTCCCCGGCGGCCCAGCTCGAACTCGGCGGCTATCCGCAGGGTACCGGCCAGGTCGCGATCGATGGTCACCGCACCGCTTCGGTCATGAGCCCTGAGGCCAAGGCCGAACTGGACCGCTGGCTCAAGGACGTGTGGAATATCGACTAA
- a CDS encoding MYG1 family protein translates to MIPHFLVTHSGGFHADELLSSVVLIRLFPQAEIKRSRAPEWITPGADRIIYDVGGAYDAEKRIFDHHQRGAPLRDDGQPYSSFGLIWKHYGRDYLAASNVPEAHIEPIHAAFDASFVLPVDLVDNGALSPSGPLGNLTLPSLLETLKPDFDNADPDAEITAFHAALAVARTFVEGAIARSAAKLRAEAMVRQAIEKTGQGRVLELPMGMPFRPAIVKSGADHLLFVVHPREKDWCLTTIRRGDDGFAVRADLPAAWAGLTDGALEAASGVIGASFCHNGRFVAAAKTREAALAMAELAVAEALPGLENTLDHAIDAHR, encoded by the coding sequence ATGATTCCCCACTTTCTCGTCACCCATTCGGGTGGTTTTCATGCCGACGAATTGCTCTCGAGCGTTGTCCTGATAAGGCTTTTTCCGCAAGCCGAGATCAAGCGGAGCAGGGCGCCCGAATGGATCACGCCGGGCGCCGATCGCATCATCTATGACGTCGGCGGCGCCTATGATGCCGAAAAGCGGATTTTCGACCATCACCAGCGCGGCGCGCCTCTACGCGACGACGGCCAGCCCTACAGCTCGTTCGGCCTGATCTGGAAGCACTATGGCCGCGACTACCTGGCCGCCTCAAACGTGCCCGAAGCCCATATTGAGCCCATCCACGCCGCTTTCGACGCCAGTTTCGTACTGCCGGTCGACCTGGTGGACAATGGCGCGCTGAGCCCGTCCGGTCCGCTGGGCAACCTGACCCTGCCATCGCTGCTCGAAACGCTGAAGCCGGATTTCGACAACGCCGATCCAGATGCAGAAATCACGGCATTTCACGCCGCATTGGCCGTGGCCCGCACCTTTGTCGAGGGCGCCATTGCCCGCAGCGCGGCCAAATTGCGCGCCGAAGCCATGGTGCGCCAGGCCATCGAGAAAACCGGGCAGGGCCGTGTGCTGGAACTGCCCATGGGCATGCCGTTCCGCCCGGCCATCGTGAAATCAGGCGCCGACCATCTGCTCTTCGTGGTGCATCCGCGCGAAAAGGACTGGTGCCTGACCACTATCCGTCGCGGCGACGATGGCTTCGCGGTGCGCGCCGACCTGCCGGCGGCCTGGGCCGGCCTGACCGACGGCGCGCTGGAAGCTGCTTCGGGCGTTATCGGCGCCAGTTTCTGCCACAATGGCCGCTTCGTCGCCGCCGCCAAAACCCGCGAAGCGGCCCTGGCAATGGCCGAACTGGCCGTGGCCGAGGCGCTACCAGGCCTCGAGAATACGCTCGACCACGCCATCGACGCTCATCGCTGA
- a CDS encoding MAPEG family protein codes for MLLLCLLSVVLAVYSGRSKGAVGALSGPVLDARDDNKLYRIDRVHMNSVEALTPFAVSAVIAMLVEVTPALLAGLVWLHLAIRLAHLIVYLRGGEAAKGGHLRTVLYVSSALVTMALIVIAGWAALT; via the coding sequence GTGCTGTTGCTTTGCCTGCTGTCGGTGGTTCTGGCGGTCTATTCGGGGCGCTCCAAGGGCGCGGTCGGGGCTTTGTCCGGACCGGTGCTCGATGCGCGTGACGACAACAAGCTCTATCGCATCGACCGGGTCCACATGAACTCGGTGGAGGCGCTGACGCCATTCGCCGTATCGGCGGTGATCGCCATGCTGGTCGAGGTGACGCCGGCGCTGCTTGCCGGGCTCGTATGGCTTCACCTGGCCATTCGACTGGCCCATCTCATTGTCTATCTGCGCGGCGGGGAGGCGGCAAAAGGGGGCCACTTGAGAACCGTGCTCTACGTCTCGTCGGCGCTGGTCACGATGGCGCTGATTGTCATCGCCGGGTGGGCCGCGCTCACCTGA
- the fgd gene encoding glucose-6-phosphate dehydrogenase (coenzyme-F420), with protein sequence MRFGYKASAEQFAPNMLLRFAIEAEQAGFESVFISDHFQPWKHTDGHAPFAPSWIAAALARTEKIIVGTSVLTPTFRLHPSVVAHAFGTLGAMFPERVILGVGTGESLNEVPSTGMVWPELKERSARLREAVTLIRKLWSEERVTFEGEYYRTQNATIYDKPDKMVPIYLAAGGPLNAKYAGRAGDGFICTSGKGPELYVDQLLPNVALGRAESDRGALPFERMIEVKVSFDPDPDLALNNTRAWAALSLTPEEKHSVQDPAEMERLADALPIERVAKRWIVSSDPDEHVAAIKTYMDYGFDHLVFHAPGEDQSRFISLYAKEILPRLRALAPAAAS encoded by the coding sequence ATGCGCTTCGGTTACAAGGCTTCGGCGGAACAGTTCGCCCCCAATATGCTGCTGCGCTTCGCCATCGAGGCGGAACAGGCCGGCTTTGAATCCGTGTTCATCAGCGACCATTTCCAGCCGTGGAAGCATACCGATGGCCATGCGCCTTTTGCGCCATCCTGGATCGCGGCCGCCTTGGCGCGCACCGAGAAGATTATTGTCGGCACTTCGGTGCTGACGCCGACATTCCGGCTGCATCCGTCGGTGGTGGCGCATGCTTTTGGTACGCTGGGCGCGATGTTTCCCGAACGCGTCATCCTGGGCGTCGGGACCGGAGAATCCCTCAACGAAGTGCCCTCCACAGGCATGGTCTGGCCCGAGCTCAAGGAACGCTCGGCCCGGCTGCGCGAGGCGGTGACGCTGATCCGCAAGCTATGGAGCGAGGAGCGGGTCACCTTCGAGGGCGAATATTACCGGACGCAGAATGCCACCATTTATGACAAGCCGGACAAGATGGTGCCGATCTACCTGGCGGCGGGTGGGCCGCTCAATGCCAAATATGCCGGCCGCGCGGGCGACGGCTTCATCTGCACTTCCGGCAAGGGACCGGAGCTTTACGTCGATCAACTGCTGCCCAATGTGGCGCTTGGGCGGGCTGAATCCGACCGGGGTGCCCTGCCCTTCGAGCGGATGATCGAGGTGAAAGTGTCGTTCGATCCCGATCCGGACCTGGCGCTGAACAATACGCGCGCCTGGGCAGCTTTGTCGCTGACGCCGGAGGAGAAGCATTCGGTGCAGGACCCGGCCGAAATGGAGCGGCTGGCCGATGCGCTGCCGATCGAGCGGGTGGCGAAGCGCTGGATCGTTTCCAGCGATCCCGACGAGCATGTGGCTGCCATCAAGACCTATATGGATTATGGCTTCGACCACCTGGTGTTCCACGCGCCGGGGGAAGACCAGAGCCGCTTCATCAGCCTCTATGCCAAGGAAATCCTGCCGCGATTGCGGGCGCTTGCGCCTGCAGCGGCCAGCTAG
- a CDS encoding iron-containing alcohol dehydrogenase: MTMQFNHNAEIALSGEADIPAATRVIYGPDKALSGVLEELAAAGASRAFIITGKSMGASHLVARLKEGLGANCCGHFAAMGEHSPRSTVLEAARQARSAGADLLVGIGGGSTIIGTKGVALVLGEGEDLDALRAHYDYQTRKITAPKLTKAKPPVIAIPTTLSAGEFSSAMGITDDATGAKDIFIDPKVVPRAVILDPVMTTATPARLWSSTGIKALHNAVERYYALNANPFIQGLCLEATRNVFRYLKRSVDNPNDLDARGRLQFLNWMTAFGAGKGGIGLGHGICHQLGGVCDVPHGISGCIVLPFMMEFNRPATLEKQRQIAMAMGFEDTAASDEAAAIWAEQHVRGLIASLGLPARLHEVGVKREDLPKVAEMTLRDRTLSPTPRPPRDADEIFTLLERMF, translated from the coding sequence ATGACCATGCAATTCAACCACAATGCTGAAATTGCCCTGAGCGGCGAAGCCGATATTCCGGCTGCGACACGCGTCATATATGGACCGGACAAGGCGCTGAGCGGCGTGCTCGAGGAGCTTGCCGCAGCCGGTGCGAGCCGGGCTTTCATCATCACGGGCAAAAGCATGGGGGCCAGCCACCTGGTCGCCCGGCTCAAGGAAGGCCTGGGCGCCAATTGCTGCGGCCACTTTGCGGCAATGGGGGAACATTCCCCACGCTCGACCGTGCTCGAGGCTGCGCGGCAGGCCCGCTCCGCTGGCGCCGACCTGCTGGTAGGCATTGGTGGCGGCAGCACGATCATCGGTACCAAGGGTGTCGCGCTCGTGCTGGGGGAGGGGGAGGACCTCGATGCCCTGCGGGCACATTACGATTACCAGACCCGCAAGATCACCGCGCCCAAGCTGACCAAGGCCAAGCCCCCGGTCATTGCCATCCCGACCACGCTGTCGGCCGGCGAGTTCAGCTCCGCCATGGGCATCACCGATGATGCGACGGGCGCCAAGGATATCTTCATCGACCCCAAGGTCGTGCCGCGGGCGGTGATCCTGGATCCGGTGATGACGACTGCGACCCCGGCTCGGCTGTGGTCGTCCACGGGCATCAAGGCGCTGCACAATGCGGTCGAACGCTATTACGCGCTCAATGCCAATCCCTTCATCCAGGGGCTTTGCCTCGAAGCGACGCGCAATGTCTTCCGTTATCTCAAGCGCTCGGTCGATAACCCGAATGACCTGGATGCGCGAGGGCGCCTGCAGTTCCTGAACTGGATGACGGCGTTCGGGGCCGGCAAGGGCGGCATCGGTCTGGGGCACGGCATCTGTCATCAGTTGGGTGGGGTCTGCGACGTTCCTCATGGGATCAGCGGCTGCATCGTGCTGCCGTTCATGATGGAGTTCAACCGTCCGGCGACGCTCGAAAAGCAGCGCCAGATCGCCATGGCCATGGGGTTCGAGGATACGGCTGCCAGCGACGAGGCGGCCGCAATCTGGGCCGAGCAGCACGTTCGTGGCCTGATCGCGTCGCTTGGATTGCCCGCCCGGCTGCACGAGGTCGGCGTGAAGCGCGAGGATCTGCCCAAAGTGGCGGAAATGACTCTGCGCGACCGCACCCTGTCGCCGACACCACGCCCGCCGCGCGATGCGGACGAGATATTCACTCTACTGGAAAGGATGTTCTAG